In Gossypium raimondii isolate GPD5lz chromosome 12, ASM2569854v1, whole genome shotgun sequence, a single window of DNA contains:
- the LOC105764602 gene encoding cadmium-induced protein AS8, with the protein MDPMIIKGVFRRYERWNPVHPTVGAFWGMGIGIGCGVGWGPGFGPDVVGYVGAGCGIGFSVGITLAGVGIGLPANSFFQLPYNAFRTARTRALDLVSTKITPALASYRFAPPHLSDLQREATTRLSTMLPSQTISIWEGVERFSTRFFHPRKGLKD; encoded by the exons ATG GACCCCATGATCATAAAAGGAGTGTTCAGGAGATATGAAAGATGGAACCCAGTGCATCCGACGGTGGGTGCGTTTTGGGGTATGGGAATTGGCATTGGTTGTGGTGTTGGATGGGGACCTGGGTTTGGCCCCGATGTCGTTGGTTATGTTGGAGCTGGCTGTGGGATTGGTTTCAGTGTGGGTATAACCCTTGCTGGTGTTGGCATTGGTCTTCCTGCAAATTCCTTCTTTCAACTTCCATACAATG CTTTTCGAACAGCCAGAACCCGGGCACTGGATCTTGTCTCTACCAAAATTACACCTGCTCTTGCCTCCTATAGATTTGCACCTCCTCACCTCTCCGACCTTCAAAGAGAAGCCACTACAAGACTCTCAACCATGTTGCCTTCACAAACTATCTCTATTTGGGAAGGTGTAGAAAGATTTAGCACCCGCTTTTTCCATCCTCGCAAAG GTTTAAAAGATTAG
- the LOC105764600 gene encoding probable membrane metalloprotease ARASP2, chloroplastic, with protein sequence MLLHFPPASSTSPPSPSSFTSNYFLHRLSISRPPYLEFPLKPRTHLFKPTSPPVSYSTKTKLLYPSANRADFRSYALPGFDFGSVESVLEAAGVLTAIIVVHETGHFLAAYLQGIRVSKFAVGFGPILAKFNANDVEYSIRAFPLGGFVGFPDNDPDSDIPDDDANLLKNRPILDRVIVISAGVVANIIFAYAIIFTQVLSVGLPVQEPFSGVLVPDVRPFSAASRDGLLPGDVILAINGIQLPETGPRVVSQVVDVIKKNPKRNVFLKVERGKQDFEIGVTPDENVDGTGKIGVQLSPNIKITKLRPNNIFEAFNYAGKEFWGLTYNVLDSLKQTFMNFSQSASKVSGPVAIIAVGAEVARSTVDGLYEFAALLNLNLAVINLLPLPALDGGSLALVLLEAARGGRKLPLELEQRIMSSGIMFVLLLGLFLIVRDTLNLEFIKDLL encoded by the coding sequence ATGCTCCTTCATTTCCCTCCTGCTTCTTCTACTTCTCCACCTTCCCCTTCTTCTTTCACCTCCAATTATTTCCTCCACAGATTATCAATTTCCAGACCACCGTACTTGGAGTTCCCATTAAAACCCAGAACCCATCTCTTTAAGCCTACCTCTCCTCCCGTTTCTTACTCGACCAAGACCAAGTTGTTGTATCCTTCTGCCAACAGGGCTGATTTCAGGTCATACGCTCTTCCTGGATTTGATTTCGGGAGCGTTGAATCTGTGTTGGAGGCCGCTGGCGTTTTGACTGCCATCATTGTTGTTCATGAGACGGGTCACTTCCTCGCTGCTTATCTCCAGGGAATCCGTGTAAGTAAATTTGCGGTTGGTTTTGGTCCAATTTTAGCCAAGTTCAATGCCAACGATGTAGAATATTCTATTAGAGCTTTCCCATTGGGTGGATTTGTGGGGTTCCCTGATAATGATCCGGACAGTGATATTCCTGACGACGATGCCAATTTGCTTAAGAACAGACCCATATTAGATAGGGTTATCGTCATCTCTGCTGGTGTTGTCGCCAATATCATTTTTGCGTACGCTATCATATTCACTCAAGTCTTGTCAGTTGGATTGCCAGTGCAAGAGCCATTCTCCGGGGTGCTCGTTCCTGATGTCAGACCCTTTTCAGCTGCTTCCCGGGATGGCCTTCTTCCCGGCGATGTTATCCTTGCTATTAATGGTATTCAATTGCCAGAAACTGGGCCTCGCGTGGTTTCTCAGGTTGTTGACGTTATAAAGAAAAATCCCAAAAGAAATGTGTTTCTAAAGGTTGAGAGGGGAAAGCAGGATTTTGAAATTGGGGTCACTCCTGATGAGAACGTTGATGGAACTGGAAAAATTGGAGTCCAGTTATcaccaaacataaaaataacaaaattgagACCCAATAATATCTTTGAGGCCTTCAATTATGCTGGAAAAGAATTCTGGGGTCTCACATATAATGTTTTGGATAGCTTGAAGCAGACTTTTATGAATTTTTCACAATCAGCAAGCAAAGTGTCAGGTCCTGTAGCCATTATTGCTGTGGGTGCTGAAGTTGCAAGGTCCACTGTGGATGGGCTATATGAGTTCGCTGCTCTACTAAATCTTAATCTTGCAGTGATTAACCTTCTCCCTTTACCTGCACTGGATGGGGGTTCACTGGCCCTGGTACTTTTAGAAGCAGCTAGAGGCGGGAGGAAGCTTCCTCTAGAACTGGAGCAGCGGATTATGTCATCTGGTATCATGTTTGTTTTACTCCTTGGCTTGTTTCTTATTGTGAGAGACACACTAAACCTTGAGTTCATTAAGGACTTGTTATGA
- the LOC105764599 gene encoding L-ascorbate oxidase homolog, translated as MGDCRGDRLRACCFIIILVMLLLCCCTNGEDPYRFYTWNVTYGDIYPLGVKQQVILINSQFPGPQIETVTNENLIINVFNSLDQPFLISWNGVQQRRNSWQDGVYGTNCPIPPGRNFTYTLQVKDQIGSYFYFPSLALHKAAGGYGGFGILSRSVVPVPFPPPAADYTILAGDWYNKNHNDLKAILDSGHDLPFPDGLIINGRGANGYTFTVDQGKIYRFRISNVGITTSINFRIQGHKLLLVEVEGTHTLQNTYDSLDIHLGQSLSVLVTADQPARDYYIVASTRFTSQVLATTAILHYSNSAAAVSGPPPGGPTTQIDWSLEQARSIRLNLTASAARPNPQGSYHYGLVKTTRTIRLASSAAVINGKQRYAVNGVSFIPADTPLKLADYFKISGVFSLGSIPDAPTGGGAYLKTSVMAADYRGYVEIVFENPEDTVQSWHIDGYSFFVVGMDRGQWTPASRLGYNLRDAIARCTVQVYPKSWSAVYIALDNVGMWNVRSENWVRQYLGQQFYLRIFSTANSWRDEYPIPRNALVCGQALGRRKPNENL; from the exons ATGGGAGATTGTAGGGGAGATAGACTTAGAGCATGTTGTTTTATCATTATCTTGGTTATGCTGCTTCTGTGCTGCTGCACCAATGGAGAAGATCCATACAGGTTCTATACTTGGAATGTCACGTATGGTGATATCTACCCTCTTGGAGTGAAACAACAG GTGATATTGATAAATAGCCAATTTCCGGGACCACAAATTGAAACCGTGACCAACGAAAACTTGATCATTAATGTCTTCAATAGCTTGGATCAACCCTTTCTCATCTCTTG GAATGGCGTGCAGCAAAGAAGAAATTCTTGGCAAGACGGAGTATATGGCACCAACTGCCCCATCCCTCCTGGGAGGAACTTCACCTACACTCTTCAAGTGAAGGATCAGATTGGCAGCTACTTTTACTTCCCATCGCTCGCCTTACATAAGGCTGCTGGCGGTTATGGTGGTTTCGGGATTCTTAGCCGCTCTGTTGTTCCTGTTCCTTTTCCGCCTCCTGCTGCAGATTACACCATTTTGGCTGGTGACTGGTACAACAAAAACCACAAT GACTTGAAAGCGATTTTAGACAGCGGTCATGATCTACCCTTCCCTGATGGCCTTATCATTAATGGCCGTGGTGCTAATGGGTATACATTCACCGTTGATCAAG GCAAGATCTACAGGTTTCGCATATCCAATGTTGGGATTACAACATCCATCAATTTTAGAATCCAGGGGCACAAGTTGCTGTTAGTAGAGGTAGAAGGAACTCACACACTACAGAACACTTATGATTCCCTTGATATTCACTTGGGGCAGTCCTTGTCTGTGTTGGTTACTGCTGATCAACCGGCTCGAGATTACTACATTGTGGCTTCGACCCGTTTCACTTCCCAGGTGCTGGCCACTACTGCAATTCTTCATTATAGTAACTCAGCAGCAGCCGTTTCTGGTCCTCCTCCTGGGGGACCAACTACTCAAATTGATTGGTCCCTTGAACAAGCTCGATCTATCAG GCTCAATCTCACAGCAAGTGCAGCAAGACCTAATCCCCAAGGCTCATACCACTATGGATTGGTGAAAACCACACGTACCATTAGACTTGCAAGTTCTGCTGCTGTTATCAATGGCAAGCAGAGGTATGCCGTGAATGGTGTTTCCTTCATCCCAGCTGACACCCCGCTTAAACTAGCGGACTACTTCAAAATCTCTGGAGTATTTTCCCTTGGAAGCATCCCAGATGCTCCCACCGGAGGTGGTGCCTACTTGAAAACTTCCGTCATGGCTGCTGATTATAGAGGTTATGTTGAGATTGTTTTTGAGAATCCAGAAGACACTGTGCAATCATGGCACATTGATGGTTACAGCTTCTTTGTTGTGGG GATGGATAGGGGGCAGTGGACTCCAGCAAGCAGGTTAGGTTACAACTTGAGAGATGCGATTGCACGTTGCACAGTACAGGTGTATCCAAAGTCATGGAGCGCAGTATACATAGCTTTGGATAATGTGGGGATGTGGAACGTAAGGTCAGAGAACTGGGTACGGCAGTACCTAGGCCAACAATTCTATCTCCGCATTTTCTCCACTGCAAATTCATGGAGGGATGAATATCCAATCCCAAGGAATGCGCTTGTATGCGGTCAGGCGCTAGGCCGACGCAAACCAAACGAAAATCTTTAA
- the LOC105764598 gene encoding guanine nucleotide exchange factor SPIKE 1, which yields MDGNVATNGNGGGGYRFRRIPRHSLAHLKLDPLLDDNLEQWPHLTELIQCYKSDWIKDDNKYGHYESISPDSFQNQIFEGPDTDIETEMQLASARQIKAEDANDDDLPSSSGRQFPNSNVTKHFGQSPLPAYEPAFDWGNERSMIFGQRIPETPTTHYGSGLKISVKVLSLSFQAGIVEPFYGTMCIYNRERREKLSEDFYFSVLPSEMQDAKVPLEPSGIFYLDAPSASICLLIQLEKPATEEGGVTPSVYSRKEPVHLTERERQKLQVWSRLMPYRESFAWAIVPLFDNSIAAASGGSASPSSPLAPSMSGSSSHEGVFEPIAKVTSDGKLGCASGSSVIVEISNLKKVKESYTEESLQDPKRKVHKPVKGVLKLEIEKHQTALTELDNISEGGSATNDSLDPGEAVADLMFSRSPGNGLDGPQTSNSKWIAIDGKEVSGNGSNSHGNLDLCADDFQAFDFRTTMRNEPFLQLFHCLYVYPLTVNLSRKRNLFIQVELRKDDADARRQPLEAIHPRDRGSSLLKYAHTQVAVGARVACYHDEIKVSLPAVWTPSHHLLFTFFHVDLQTKLEAPKPVVIGYAALPLSTHAQLRSEISLPIIRELVPHYLLDSGKERLDYLEDGKNVFKLRLRLCSSLYPINERIRDFFLEYDRHTLRTSPPWGSELLEAINSLKNVDSTALLQFLHPILNMLLHLIGNGGETLQVAAFRAMVNILTRVQQESVDDSERNRSLVNYVDYAFDDFGGRQPPVYPGLSTVWGSLARSKAKGYRVGPVYDDVLAMAWFFLELIVKSMALEQTRLFYHSLPLDEDVPPMQLKEGVFRCIIQLYDCLLTEVHERCKKGLSLAKRLNSSLAFFCYDLLSIIEPRQVFELVSLYLDKFSGVCQSVLHDCKLIFLQIICDHDLFVEMPGRDPSDRNYLSSVLIQELFLTWDHDDLSQRAKAARILVVVLCKHEFDARYQKPEDKLYIAQLYFPLIGQILDEMPVFYNLNAAEKREVLIVILQIVRNLDDASAVKAWQQSIARTRLFFKLLEECLVHFEHRKPADGMLIGSSSRNPVGDAPTSPKYSDKLSPAINNYLSEASRQEVRPQGTPENGYLWQRVNSQLSSPSQPYSLREALAQAQSSRIGASAQALRESLHPILRQKLELWEENLSAAVSLQVLEISEKFSAMAASHSIATDYGKLDCLSSIIMSFFSRNQPLVFWKAFLPVFNNVFDLHGATLMARENDRFLKQVAFHLLRLAVFRNDNIRKRAVIGLQILVRSSFYFMQTARLRVMLTITLSELMSDMQVTQMKSDGTLEESGEARRLRKSLEEMADEVKSSGLLKECGLPEDALLVTPESFKENRWSWSDVKSLSGSLLLALDASLEHALLGSVMSMDRYAAAESFYKLAMAFAPVPDLHIMWLLHLCDAHQEMQSWAEAAQCAVAVAGVVMQALVARNDGVWSKDHVTALRKICPMVSSEITSEASAAEVEGYGASKLTVDSAVKYLQLANKLFSQAELYHFCASILELVIPVYKSRRAYGQLAKCHTLLTNIYESILEQESSPIPFTDATYYRVGFYGERFGKLDRKEYVYREPRDVRLGDIMEKLSHIYESRMDGNHTLHIIPDSRQVKAEELQPGVCYLQITAVDPVMEDEDLGSRRERIFSLSTGTVRARVFDRFLFDTPFTKNGKTQGGLEDQWKRRTVLQTEGSFPALVNRLLVIKSESLEFSPVENAIGMIETRTAALRNELEEPRSSEGDQLPRLQSLQRILQGSVAVQVNSGVLSVCTAFLSGEPATRLRSQELQQLIAALLEFMAVCKRAIRVHFRLIGEEDQDFHTQLVNGFQSLTAELSHYIPAILSEL from the exons ATGGATGGCAACGTTGCTACCAATGGCAACGGGGGCGGTGGGTATCGCTTTCGGAGAATTCCTCGACATTCGCTCGCTCATCTCAAGCTGGATCCATTG CTTGATGACAATTTGGAGCAGTGGCCACATCTAACCGAACTCATTCAGTGCTACAAAAGCGATTGGATTAAAGATGATAACAAATATGGCCACTACGAAAGTATCAGTCCCGATTCATTCCAGAATCAGATATTTGAAGGTCCTGATACTGATATTGAGACTG AAATGCAGCTTGCCAGTGCTAGACAAATTAAGGCTGAAGATGCTAACGATGATGACTTGCCAAGTTCCTCAGGAAGGCAATTTCCCAACTCTAATGTTACCAAG CATTTTGGTCAGTCTCCTCTCCCAGCTTATGAACCTGCTTTTGACTGGGGAAATGAAAGGTCAATGATATTTGGCCAAAGGATCCCAGAAACCCCTACCACACACTATGGCAG TGGGTTGAAGATCTCTGTCAAAGTTCTGTCGCTTTCCTTTCAAGCTGGAATTGTTG AGCCATTCTATGGAACCATGTGCATATATAATCGggagagaagagaaaaattatctgaagatttttatttttctgttcttCCAAGTGAAATGCAGGAT GCTAAAGTGCCATTAGAACCTAGTGGGATATTCTATTTAGATGCTCCATCAGCATCAATCTGTTTGCTAATCCAGTTAGAGAAGCCTGCAACAGAAGAAGGCGGTGTAACCCCTTCAGTTTATTCACGTAAAGAACCG GTGCACTTGACTGAGAGAGAGAGGCAGAAGCTGCAGGTGTGGTCTCGTCTAATGCCTTACAGAGAGTCTTTCGCCTGGGCCATTGTTCCATTATTTGACAACAGCATCGCTGCAGCTTCTGGTGGATCTGCTTCTCCCAGCAGCCCTCTTGCTCCCAGCATGTCTGGTTCAAGTTCTCACGAGGGTGTATTTGAGCCCATTGCTAAGGTCACATCAGATGGGAAACTGGGTTGCGCAAGTGGTAGTTctgttattgttgaaatatcTAATCTAAAAAAAGTGAAGGAAAGCTATACCGAAGAGTCACTTCAG GATCCTAAACGAAAAGTACATAAACCTGTAAAAGGTGTTCTGAAATTGGAAATTGAGAAACACCAGACTGCTCTTACTGAGCTGGATAATATATCAGAAGGTGGCAGTGCGACAAATGATTCCCTGGATCCCGGGGAAGCAGTTGCTGATTTAATGTTTTCAAGGAGTCCTGGAAATGGTCTGGATGGACCTCAGACTAGCAACTCCAAGTGGATCGCAATTGATGGGAAAGAGGTTTCTGGAAATGGATCTAACAGTCATGGAAATCTAGATTTATGTGCAGATGAT TTCCAAGCTTTTGACTTCCGCACAACAATGAGAAATGAGCCATTCTTGCAGCTTTTTCATTGCCTATATGTGTATCCATTAACTGTGAATTTGAGTCGGAAAAGGAATCTATTCATACAAGTTGAGCTAAGAAAGGATGATGCTGATGCTCGGAGGCAGCCCTTAGAG GCAATCCATCCAAGAGATCGTGGTTCATCACTCCTGAAATATGCTCACACACAAGTTGCTGTTGGTGCTAGGGTTGCCTGCTATCACGATGAGATTAAAGTTTCACTTCCTGCTGTCTGGACACCATCACATCACCTGTTATTTACTTTTTTCCATGTTGATCTTCAAACTAAACTTGAAGCTCCAAAACCA GTAGTTATAGGATATGCAGCACTTCCATTATCGACACATGCCCA atTGCGATCTGAAATTTCTTTACCGATAATAAGGGAATTGGTTCCACATTATCTGCTGGATTCTGGCAAG GAGAGGTTGGATTATTTGGAAGATGgaaaaaatgttttcaaattgCGGTTAAGACTTTGTTCATCTCTATACCCGATTAATGAGCGCATCAGAGATTTTTTTCTTGAGTATGATAGACACACTCTTCGAACAAGCCCACCTTGGGGTTCTGAACTTTTGGAG GCAATTAACAGCTTAAAGAATGTTGATTCCACTGCTTTGCTTCAGTTTCTTCACCCGATTCTAAATATGCTTCTCCATCTTATAGGGAATGGTGGAGAAACCCTTCAG GTTGCTGCATTCAGAGCCATGGTTAATATCCTGACCAG gGTGCAGCAAGAGTCAGTTGATGATTCTGAACGAAATCGCTCTCTAGTTAACTATGTAGATTATGCTTTCGATGACTTTGGTGGTCGTCAACCCCCAGTTTATCCGGGCTTGTCTACTGTGTGGGGTAGCTTGGCTCGTAGTAAG GCTAAGGGTTATCGTGTTGGACCAGTGTATGACGATGTGCTGGCAATGGCTTGGTTTTTTCTTGAGCTAATTGTTAAGTCAATGGCATTGGAGCAAACACGTCTGTTCTATCATAGCCTTCCATTAG ATGAAGATGTTCCCCCGATGCAGTTGAAAGAGGGTGTGTTCAGATGTATAATCCAACTGTATGATTGCCTTCTAACTGAAGTTCATGAGCGTTGTAAGAAAGGGCTAAGCTTGGCGAAACGATTGAACAGCAGTCTGGCATTCTTttgttatgatcttttatccATTATTGAGCCTCGCCAAGtttttgaattg gTGTCCTTGTATCTGGACAAGTTTTCTGGGGTATGTCAATCAGTTCTGCATGATTGCAAGCTAATTTTTCTGCAGATAATATGTGATCATGATCTTTTTGTGGAAATGCCTGGGAGAGACCCCTCAGACAG GAACTATCTTTCATCTGTCTTGATTCAAGAGCTTTTCCTCACTTGGGATCACGATGATTTATCTCAGCGTGCTAAG GCAGCTAGAATTTTGGTGGTTGTTTTATGTAAGCATGAGTTTGATGCTCGGTACCAAAAACCTGAAGACAAGCTGTATATTGCTCAACTATATTTTCCCCTCATTGGCCAg ATTCTAGATGAAATGCCCGTATTTTACAACTTAAATGCTGCCGAAAAGCGTGAAGTTTTGATTGTTATCTTGCAAATCGTGCGGAATCTGGATGATGCATCAGCTGTTAAGGCTTGGCAGCAAAGCATTGCTCGAACtagattatttttcaaactctTGGAGGAATGCCTGGTTCATTTTGAG CACCGAAAGCCTGCTGATGGAATGCTTATAGGAAGCAGTTCTCGCAATCCTGTGGGTGATGCACCTACATCACCAAAGTATTCTGATAAGCTTTCTCCTGCAATCAACAATTATTTATCTGAAGCATCAAGACAAGAAGTTCGA CCTCAGGGAACTCCTGAAAATGGTTACTTGTGGCAGAGGGTGAATTCTCAGCTGAGCTCCCCTAGCCAGCCATATTCCTTGAGAGAAGCTCTGGCTCAGGCCCAATCTTCTAGGATTGGAGCTTCAGCCCAAGCACTTAGAGAATCTTTGCATCCAATTTTGCGACAAAAACTG GAGCTTTGGGAAGAAAACTTGAGTGCTGCTGTTAGTCTTCAGGTTTTAGAAATATCTGAGAAATTTTCTGCAATGGCAGCATCCCATAGCATTGCTACTGATTATGGAAAACTTGATTGTTTATCATCTATAATTATGAGCTTCTTTTCCCGAAATCAGCCACTGGTTTTCTGGAAAGCTTTTCTGCCTGTCTTCAACAATGTATTTGATCTTCATGGGGCAACACTAATGGCTAGGGAGAATGATCGTTTCTTAAAACAAGTTGCCTTTCATCTTCTTCGACTTGCAGTCTTTCGAAATGATAATATTAGGAAAAGAGCTGTTATTGGGCTTCAGATACTCGTGAGG AGTTCATTCTACTTCATGCAGACTGCAAGGTTGAGGGTAATGCTGACTATCACCTTGTCCGAGCTAATGTCTGACATGCAGGTGACTCAGATGAAGTCTGATGGGACACTTGAGGAAAGTGGTGAAGCACGAAGGCTTCGAAAATCTTTAGAGGAAATGGCAGATGAAGTCAAGAGCTCTGGCCTTTTGAAGGAATGTGGACTTCCTGAGGATGCTCTATTGGTAACTCCAGAAAGTTTTAAAGAGAACAGATGGTCCTGGTCAGACGTAAAATCTCTCTCTGGCAGCCTTCTTCTGGCCCTTGATGCTAGTCTGGAGCATGCACTGTTG GGCTCTGTAATGTCCATGGATAGATATGCAGCAGCAGAAAGCTTTTACAAGCTTGCAATGGCATTTGCCCCTGTCCCAGATCTTCACATAATGTGGTTGCTGCATTTGTGTGATGCACATCAAGAAATGCAGTCTTGGGCTGAAGCTGCACAGTGTGCTGTGGCTGTTGCCGGTGTTGTAATGCAG GCTCTTGTTGCTAGAAACGATGGTGTTTGGAGCAAGGATCATGTCACAGCCTTACGTAAAATTTGTCCTATGGTCAGCAGTGAAATCACATCCGAGGCATCAGCAGCTGAGGTTGAGGGATACGGTGCTTCGAAGCTCACTGTTGATTCTGCTGTTAAGTACCTACAACTTGCAAATAAACTTTTCTCTCAAGCTGAACTCTATCATTTCTGTGCAAGCATTTTGGAACTCGTTATTCCAGTTTATAAGAGCAGAAGAGCATATGGACAACTGGCTAAATGTCATACATTGCTCACAAACATCTATGAATCAATCCTTGAGCAGGAGTCAAGCCCTATCCCTTTCACTGATGCTACTTACTATAGGGTTGGGTTTTATGGTGAGAGATTTGGTAAGCTGGACCGGAAAGAATATGTTTACCGAGAACCTCGTGATGTGCGCTTGGGTGATATAATGGAAAAACTTAGTCATATATATGAATCTAGGATGGATGGTAATCATACATTGCACATTATTCCTGATTCCAGACAGGTGAAGGCAGAGGAGTTGCAGCCTGGAGTCTGTTACCTGCAGATAACAGCTGTTGATCCAGTAATGGAAGATGAAGATTTGGGAAGCAGAAGGGAGAGAATCTTTTCTCTTTCTACTGGAACTGTCCGTGCACGTGTTTTTGACCGCTTCTTATTTGACACTCCATTCACGAAAAATGGCAAGACCCAAGGTGGATTGGAAGACCAATGGAAAAGGAGGACTGTTCTTCAGACTGAGGGCTCATTCCCTGCACTTGTCAATAGGCTCTTGGTGATAAAATCTGAATCACTTGAATTTTCTCCGGTTGAGAATGCGATTGGAATGATTGAAACTCGAACAGCAGCCCTACGAAATGAGTTGGAAGAGCCTCGTAGTTCCGAAGGAGACCAACTGCCTCGTCTTCAGAGCCTGCAAAGAATTCTTCAAGGCAGTGTTGCAGTTCAA GTGAATAGTGGCGTTCTGAGTGTGTGCACAGCCTTCTTGTCTGGTGAACCTGCCACAAGGTTGCGTTCTCAGGAGCTACAGCAACTTATTGCTGCACTCCTTGAATTTATGGCTGTTTGCAAGCGGGCAATTCGTGTACACTTCAGACTAATAGGAGAAGAAGACCAAGATTTCCACACACAACTAGTGAATGGATTTCAATCTCTCACAGCAGAGCTATCTCATTACATCCCTGCAATTCTATCAGAGCTCTGA